The Polyodon spathula isolate WHYD16114869_AA chromosome 3, ASM1765450v1, whole genome shotgun sequence genome has a segment encoding these proteins:
- the LOC121312851 gene encoding HIG1 domain family member 1A, mitochondrial-like yields the protein MSSSISAYPDDSQTSKFWQKSKESPFVPVGMAGFAGIVAFGLYKMRTRGNTKMSVHLIHMRVAAQGFVVGAMTIGVVYSMYRDFYLKPQEQAKALMEK from the exons ATGTCTTCCAGTATATCTGCTTATCCAGATGATAGTCAGACATCAAAGTTCTGGCAGAAATCAAAGGAGTCTCCATTTGTTCCAGTTG GCATGGCCGGTTTTGCTGGGATCGTAGCTTTTGGCCTGTACAAGATGAGGACTCGAGGAAACACTAAAATGTCTGTCCATCTTATCCACATGCGTGTGGCAGCTCAGGGATTTGTTGTTGGAGCAATGACTATTG GAGTTGTTTACTCAATGTATAGAGACTTCTACTTGAAGCCGCAAGAGCAAGCAAAAGCCCTGATGGAGAAATGA